One window of Microbacterium sediminis genomic DNA carries:
- a CDS encoding prolipoprotein diacylglyceryl transferase, with protein MFPTLQDLAGWLPPLDTHSAFVALGVTLGALVFVVEKRRRGITDYRVWYLLLGALMGASILARLGTWAQHLDPSKNLSLVEQLSYGNASMLSALVGAWLGVHVAKRIVRYPDRSGDLFAPAVALAMGVGRFGCLLTENPGTPTHAPWGIVLDEAAAAYTGSVAGVPLHPSFVYEIVFHLAAFALLWFWVRHRAIAAGETLTLYVAAYGVFRFLVEFVRGNEIAWLGLTRPQLFLLVTMPLLFARIAWMIRTGRFRAAPAAAPTERTVPDEQPA; from the coding sequence GTGTTCCCCACGCTGCAGGATCTCGCCGGCTGGCTGCCGCCGCTCGACACCCATTCCGCGTTCGTCGCCCTCGGTGTGACGCTCGGCGCCCTCGTCTTCGTCGTCGAGAAGCGGCGCCGCGGGATCACCGACTACCGCGTCTGGTATCTCCTGCTCGGTGCGCTGATGGGCGCCTCGATCCTGGCCCGGCTGGGCACGTGGGCCCAGCACCTGGACCCCTCGAAGAACCTCAGCCTCGTGGAGCAGCTGTCGTACGGCAACGCGTCGATGCTCTCGGCGCTCGTGGGGGCGTGGCTCGGCGTGCACGTCGCGAAGCGGATCGTCCGCTACCCCGATCGCTCCGGCGACCTGTTCGCGCCCGCCGTCGCGCTCGCGATGGGCGTGGGCCGGTTCGGCTGCCTGCTCACCGAGAACCCCGGCACCCCCACGCACGCACCCTGGGGCATCGTGCTCGACGAGGCCGCCGCCGCGTACACCGGCAGCGTGGCGGGCGTGCCGCTGCACCCGAGCTTCGTGTACGAGATCGTCTTCCACCTCGCGGCCTTCGCGCTGCTGTGGTTCTGGGTGCGCCATCGCGCCATCGCCGCCGGCGAGACCCTCACGCTCTACGTCGCCGCCTACGGCGTCTTCCGCTTCCTCGTGGAGTTCGTCCGCGGCAACGAGATCGCGTGGCTCGGGCTGACCCGGCCGCAGCTGTTCCTGCTCGTGACGATGCCGCTCCTGTTCGCCCGGATCGCCTGGATGATCCGCACCGGCCGCTTCCGCGCCGCCCCGGCCGCCGCCCCGACAGAGAGGACCGTCCCGGATGAGCAACCCGCCTGA
- a CDS encoding potassium channel family protein, which yields MVEQIRNDAPVLVIGLGRFGAACAGELDRLDRDVLAIDENLELVQKWSERVTHAVQADARSIDALKQVGAADFQVAVVAVGSSIEASVLITANLVDLKVPQIWAKAVSQSHGKILARVGANHVIYPEREAGERVAHLVGGRMLDFIRFDDDFVLTKMYPPKFIRGIGLNESGVRTKYNVTVVGVKSPGKPFRYAEANTVVTNHDLIIVSGTAEDVERFASLDR from the coding sequence TTGGTTGAGCAGATCCGCAACGACGCTCCCGTCCTGGTGATCGGGCTCGGTCGCTTCGGCGCCGCGTGCGCCGGGGAGCTCGATCGCCTCGACCGCGACGTGCTCGCGATCGACGAGAACCTCGAGCTCGTGCAGAAGTGGTCGGAGCGGGTGACGCACGCCGTCCAGGCCGACGCGCGCAGCATCGACGCGCTCAAGCAGGTGGGCGCCGCCGACTTCCAGGTGGCGGTCGTGGCCGTGGGCTCGTCGATCGAGGCCTCGGTGCTCATCACCGCGAACCTCGTCGACCTGAAGGTGCCGCAGATCTGGGCCAAGGCCGTCTCGCAGTCGCACGGCAAGATCCTCGCCCGCGTCGGCGCGAACCACGTCATCTACCCCGAACGCGAGGCCGGCGAGCGCGTCGCGCACCTCGTGGGCGGGCGCATGCTCGACTTCATCCGCTTCGACGACGACTTCGTGCTGACCAAGATGTACCCGCCCAAGTTCATCCGCGGCATCGGCCTGAACGAGTCGGGCGTGCGCACCAAGTACAACGTCACGGTCGTCGGCGTGAAGAGCCCGGGCAAGCCGTTCCGCTATGCGGAGGCGAACACGGTCGTGACCAACCACGACCTCATCATCGTCTCGGGCACCGCCGAGGACGTGGAGCGCTTCGCCTCGCTCGACCGCTGA
- a CDS encoding CsbD family protein → MGIGDDIKHNAEEFVGKAKEGAGKATDNEELEAEGKGEQLGAKAKKVGDDVKDAFTDK, encoded by the coding sequence ATGGGCATCGGAGACGACATCAAGCACAACGCGGAGGAGTTCGTGGGCAAGGCCAAGGAGGGCGCCGGCAAGGCGACCGACAACGAGGAGCTCGAGGCCGAGGGCAAGGGCGAGCAGCTCGGCGCCAAGGCCAAGAAGGTCGGCGACGACGTCAAGGACGCCTTCACCGACAAGTGA
- a CDS encoding radical SAM protein, with protein MTGSQAGPGMPLRDYRIHRYVNAFCPRCHEEDPDRPLAEVRRLSGWLANRDGRIWLERGCPDHGLIRTLYDESAEILTYLEQWTAPTKVHEPDMIGNFKPVPSAYEDGLPQMQTQHTCILLEDITDHCNLRCPTCFAESSPAQAAVAPLAEVLASVDARLARENGRIDVLMLSGGEPTLYPWLEQLLEHLVTRPIVRILINSNGLRIANDDAFVEVLKRHRERVEIYLQYDGESKEASAYHRGADIRRFKERALERLSAAGVFTTLTMTAALGVNDGEIGAVIRRALETPFVGGVTIQPVFGSGRSAGIDPDDRLTHGGVLARLGPQTDDLVTWRDLTALPCSHPHCCSVGYLLQDDAGEWKSLVGLIGHDRLKEFLELEPDLIANRIADSNVNKKIREVVKASLLDLLSEQSSLSHPSMIDIWRDICQACDLGIGTLATLAASKLPGQHGRLRKLLGARVKRITIKPFMDINTMIEERLTQCCVHVATVNETTDAHQCAPFCAVQAWAPLSRTRLSTATGSRRLEPSLGPVRKTLPLVAT; from the coding sequence ATGACGGGGAGCCAGGCAGGACCGGGAATGCCGCTGCGGGACTACCGCATCCATCGCTACGTCAACGCGTTCTGTCCCCGCTGCCACGAGGAGGACCCCGATCGGCCGCTCGCCGAGGTGCGGCGGCTGTCGGGCTGGCTCGCCAACCGCGACGGGCGGATCTGGCTCGAGCGCGGCTGCCCCGATCACGGCCTCATCCGCACCCTGTACGACGAGTCGGCCGAGATCCTGACGTACCTCGAGCAGTGGACGGCGCCGACGAAGGTGCACGAGCCCGACATGATCGGCAACTTCAAACCGGTGCCGTCGGCGTACGAGGATGGGCTGCCGCAGATGCAGACGCAGCACACGTGCATCCTGCTCGAGGACATCACCGATCACTGCAACCTGCGCTGCCCCACCTGCTTCGCCGAGTCCAGCCCGGCCCAGGCGGCCGTCGCGCCGCTGGCCGAGGTGCTCGCCTCGGTCGATGCCCGGCTCGCACGCGAGAACGGCCGGATCGACGTGCTCATGCTCTCGGGCGGCGAGCCGACGCTGTACCCGTGGCTCGAGCAGCTGCTCGAGCACCTCGTGACCCGCCCGATCGTGCGCATCCTGATCAACTCGAACGGGCTGCGGATCGCCAACGACGACGCGTTCGTCGAGGTGCTCAAGCGCCACCGCGAGCGCGTGGAGATCTACCTCCAGTACGACGGCGAGTCGAAGGAGGCGTCGGCCTATCACCGCGGCGCCGACATCCGCCGGTTCAAGGAGCGCGCGCTCGAGCGGCTCTCGGCCGCCGGGGTGTTCACAACCCTCACGATGACGGCGGCCCTCGGCGTCAACGACGGCGAGATCGGCGCGGTCATCCGGCGCGCGCTCGAGACGCCGTTCGTCGGCGGCGTCACGATCCAGCCCGTGTTCGGCTCCGGTCGCTCGGCCGGCATCGACCCCGACGACCGGCTCACCCACGGCGGCGTGCTGGCGCGCCTGGGCCCGCAGACCGACGACCTCGTGACGTGGCGCGATCTCACGGCCCTGCCGTGCAGCCACCCGCACTGCTGCTCGGTGGGCTACCTGCTGCAGGACGACGCGGGGGAGTGGAAGTCGCTCGTGGGCCTCATCGGGCACGACCGGCTCAAGGAGTTCCTCGAGCTCGAGCCCGACCTCATCGCCAACCGGATCGCCGACTCGAACGTCAACAAGAAGATCCGCGAGGTCGTCAAGGCCTCCCTGCTCGATCTGCTCAGCGAGCAGTCCTCGCTGTCGCACCCGTCGATGATCGACATCTGGCGCGACATCTGCCAGGCCTGCGACCTGGGCATCGGCACCCTCGCCACCCTCGCCGCCTCGAAGCTGCCCGGCCAGCACGGCCGGCTGCGCAAGCTGCTCGGCGCGCGCGTCAAGCGCATCACGATCAAGCCCTTCATGGACATCAACACGATGATCGAGGAGCGCCTCACGCAGTGCTGCGTGCACGTGGCGACGGTGAACGAGACCACCGACGCCCACCAGTGCGCCCCGTTCTGCGCCGTGCAGGCGTGGGCGCCGCTCTCGCGCACGCGCCTGTCCACGGCCACGGGATCGCGGCGGCTCGAGCCGAGCCTCGGCCCGGTGCGCAAGACCCTGCCGCTGGTGGCGACATGA
- a CDS encoding TrkH family potassium uptake protein, translated as MHRAPRGAGLARVQGLARHGLAPAQAIVTGFGLALLVGTTLLWLPISSTQRPATFVEALFTATSALCVTGLTVVDTAVFWTPFGKLVILLLIQVGGLGIMLFAALVGLVLARKLSVRARINTVVEAKAFGVPDVRRLARNIFLTSIAIEAVVAALLFVRFVSGYGYDAGKALWHGVFHSVSSFNNAGFALYTDNMMGFVADPWVSLPMCAAIILGGVGFPVLRELAREWRRPLHWSMNTRIVLPATIVLLVLGSLAITVIEWENPGTLGDKDPATRVLAGFYHAVQTRTAGFNSLDIGAMHDETWLIMDILMFIGGGPAGTAGGIKITTFAVLLFILWTELRGGTAVNIFGKRLSRSVHREAISVVLMALAAVMGATVAILTMTDLDLDRVLFEAVSAFATVGLSTGITATLPPAAQLILVALMFLGRIGPLTLGSALALRERRVAYELPKERPVIG; from the coding sequence ATCCATCGAGCGCCCCGGGGCGCGGGCCTCGCGCGGGTCCAGGGGCTGGCGCGGCACGGACTCGCACCCGCCCAGGCCATCGTCACCGGCTTCGGGCTGGCGCTGCTGGTGGGCACCACCCTGCTGTGGCTGCCGATCTCGTCGACGCAGCGGCCGGCGACCTTCGTCGAGGCGCTCTTCACCGCCACGTCAGCGCTGTGCGTCACGGGGCTGACGGTGGTCGACACGGCGGTGTTCTGGACGCCGTTCGGCAAGCTCGTCATCCTGCTGCTCATCCAGGTCGGCGGGCTCGGGATCATGCTCTTCGCGGCCCTGGTGGGCCTCGTGCTGGCCCGCAAGCTCTCGGTGCGGGCGCGGATCAACACGGTCGTCGAGGCGAAGGCCTTCGGGGTGCCCGACGTGCGGCGGCTGGCCCGCAACATCTTCCTCACCTCGATCGCCATCGAGGCGGTCGTCGCGGCGCTGCTGTTCGTGCGGTTCGTCAGCGGCTACGGCTACGACGCGGGCAAGGCTCTTTGGCACGGCGTCTTCCACTCGGTGTCGTCGTTCAACAACGCCGGCTTCGCCCTGTACACCGACAACATGATGGGCTTCGTCGCCGACCCCTGGGTGTCGCTGCCGATGTGCGCGGCGATCATCCTCGGCGGCGTCGGCTTCCCCGTGCTGCGCGAGCTGGCGCGCGAATGGCGCCGGCCCCTGCACTGGTCGATGAACACGCGCATCGTGCTGCCGGCGACGATCGTGCTCCTCGTGCTCGGCTCGCTCGCGATCACGGTGATCGAGTGGGAGAACCCCGGCACGCTGGGCGACAAGGACCCCGCGACGCGTGTGCTCGCCGGCTTCTATCACGCCGTGCAGACACGCACCGCGGGCTTCAACTCGCTCGACATCGGCGCGATGCACGACGAGACCTGGCTCATCATGGACATCCTCATGTTCATCGGCGGCGGCCCCGCCGGCACCGCGGGCGGCATCAAGATCACGACCTTCGCCGTGCTGCTGTTCATCCTCTGGACCGAGCTGCGCGGCGGCACCGCCGTGAACATCTTCGGCAAGCGGCTGTCGCGATCGGTGCACCGCGAGGCGATCTCGGTCGTGCTCATGGCGCTCGCGGCGGTGATGGGCGCGACCGTCGCGATCCTCACAATGACCGATCTCGATCTCGATCGCGTGCTGTTCGAGGCGGTCTCGGCGTTCGCCACCGTGGGCCTGTCCACCGGCATCACCGCGACGCTGCCGCCGGCGGCCCAGCTCATCCTCGTGGCGCTCATGTTCCTCGGCCGCATCGGCCCGCTCACGCTCGGCTCGGCCCTCGCGCTGCGCGAGCGCCGCGTCGCCTACGAACTCCCCAAGGAGCGCCCCGTCATCGGCTGA
- the tsaD gene encoding tRNA (adenosine(37)-N6)-threonylcarbamoyltransferase complex transferase subunit TsaD: MNRVEPLVLGIETSCDETGIGIVRGRTLLSNTIASSMDEHARYGGVVPEVAARAHLEALQPAIERAVAEAGIRLADLDAVAVTSGPGLAGALMVGVGAAKALAVSLGKPLYAVNHLVGHIAADILTADSEPLEYPTVALLVSGGHTSLLLVRDLTTDVELLGETVDDAAGEAFDKVARILGLPYPGGPQIDRAAQGGDPTAIRFPRGLSRASDREKHRWDFSFSGLKTAVARWIEQREAAGEEIPLADVAVSFREAVVDVLVSKALDACAAHGVPRLLLGGGVIANRRLREVALERAAAQGVTVRIPPLSLCTDNGAMIAGLAAELIASGRPASTLAFGADSTLPVTEIQVAESGPTAVAQPHLAGSGSS; this comes from the coding sequence ATGAACCGCGTCGAACCCCTCGTGCTCGGCATCGAGACCAGCTGCGACGAGACCGGCATCGGGATCGTGCGGGGTCGCACGCTGCTGAGCAACACGATCGCCAGCAGCATGGACGAGCACGCCCGCTACGGCGGTGTCGTGCCCGAGGTCGCCGCCCGCGCGCACCTCGAGGCGCTGCAGCCGGCCATCGAGCGCGCCGTGGCCGAGGCCGGCATCCGCCTGGCCGATCTCGACGCCGTCGCCGTCACGAGCGGCCCCGGCCTCGCCGGCGCGCTCATGGTGGGCGTCGGGGCCGCCAAAGCGCTCGCCGTCTCGCTCGGCAAGCCGCTCTACGCGGTCAACCACCTCGTCGGGCACATCGCCGCCGACATCCTCACCGCCGACTCCGAACCGCTCGAGTACCCGACCGTCGCGCTGCTCGTCAGCGGCGGACACACGTCGCTGCTGCTCGTGCGCGATCTCACCACCGACGTCGAGCTGCTGGGCGAGACCGTCGACGACGCGGCGGGGGAGGCCTTCGACAAGGTCGCCCGGATCCTCGGCCTGCCCTACCCGGGCGGTCCGCAGATCGACCGGGCCGCGCAGGGCGGCGATCCCACCGCGATCCGCTTCCCGCGCGGGCTGTCGCGGGCGAGCGATCGCGAGAAGCACCGCTGGGACTTCTCGTTCTCGGGCCTGAAGACCGCCGTGGCGCGCTGGATCGAGCAGCGCGAGGCGGCCGGCGAGGAGATCCCGCTCGCCGACGTCGCGGTGAGCTTCCGCGAGGCCGTGGTCGACGTGCTCGTGAGCAAGGCGCTCGACGCGTGCGCGGCGCACGGCGTTCCGCGCCTGCTGCTCGGCGGCGGCGTGATCGCCAACCGCCGCCTGCGCGAGGTGGCGCTCGAGCGCGCGGCCGCGCAGGGCGTGACCGTGCGCATCCCGCCGCTGAGCCTGTGCACCGACAACGGCGCGATGATCGCCGGCCTCGCCGCCGAGCTCATCGCCTCGGGCCGCCCGGCCTCCACGCTGGCTTTCGGTGCCGACTCGACGCTGCCCGTGACCGAGATCCAGGTGGCGGAGTCCGGCCCGACCGCCGTGGCGCAGCCGCACCTCGCCGGGAGCGGCTCGTCGTGA
- the tsaB gene encoding tRNA (adenosine(37)-N6)-threonylcarbamoyltransferase complex dimerization subunit type 1 TsaB, which produces MILAVDTSLGSAVAVVGLDGSVRGSAASESPRGHAEVIGDLLVRALAEAGATPGDITHVAAGMGPGPFTGLRIGIAAARAFAQGRGLPVIPVVSHDAIAFAHLLRRADDEAAAGHAMVPADADPTFSIVTDARRREWAVSSYTTLDDDGIPLRTRGPELEPARTEGYVPVLTTAVSAGALGALAARMIAAGRVEPMAEPLYLRSPDVVEGHTPKRVSA; this is translated from the coding sequence GTGATCCTGGCCGTCGATACGTCGCTGGGCTCGGCCGTCGCGGTGGTCGGGCTCGACGGCTCCGTGCGCGGTTCGGCCGCGAGCGAGAGCCCCCGCGGGCATGCCGAGGTGATCGGCGATCTGCTCGTGCGCGCGCTCGCCGAGGCGGGCGCGACCCCCGGCGACATCACGCACGTCGCTGCCGGCATGGGGCCGGGCCCGTTCACCGGCCTGCGCATCGGCATCGCCGCCGCCCGCGCCTTCGCGCAGGGCCGGGGCCTGCCGGTGATCCCCGTCGTCAGCCACGACGCGATCGCGTTCGCCCACCTGCTGCGCCGGGCCGACGACGAGGCGGCCGCGGGCCACGCGATGGTGCCCGCCGACGCCGACCCCACGTTCTCGATCGTCACCGACGCGCGCCGCCGCGAATGGGCCGTGTCGTCGTACACCACCCTCGACGACGACGGCATCCCGCTTCGCACGCGCGGACCGGAGCTCGAGCCGGCCCGGACCGAGGGCTACGTCCCCGTGCTCACCACCGCCGTCTCCGCCGGGGCGCTCGGCGCCCTCGCCGCGCGCATGATCGCGGCGGGTCGCGTCGAGCCGATGGCCGAGCCGCTGTACCTGCGCTCGCCCGACGTGGTCGAGGGCCACACGCCCAAGCGGGTGAGCGCATGA
- the proC gene encoding pyrroline-5-carboxylate reductase has translation MSDTLPAIAFIGAGSMGGAIVRGLAASGVPVDGPIRVTNRTAARAATLAGIDGVESIALEERPEGNAEAIAASRVVVLGVKPQRMPELLHDIAPHVRDDAIVVTLAAGVPLATYEAGLPGAAVVRAMPNTPSTVGKGVTGIAAGTHATPEDLAIVRRLFETVGEVLEVRGDDGIDAISTISGSGPAYVFLLIEKLAEAARHQGFGDDEALLLARGTFAGATALLDAEGEEPAELRRRVTSPQGTTERAIAVLQDAHLDQVFADATDAAYARAKELAGVNPTPATEVIILKSSD, from the coding sequence ATGAGCGACACCCTTCCTGCGATCGCGTTCATCGGTGCCGGATCGATGGGAGGCGCGATCGTGCGCGGCCTCGCGGCGAGCGGCGTGCCCGTGGACGGCCCCATCCGGGTGACCAACCGGACGGCCGCCCGCGCCGCGACCCTCGCGGGGATCGACGGCGTGGAGAGCATCGCGCTCGAGGAGCGGCCCGAGGGCAACGCCGAGGCCATCGCCGCCTCGCGCGTGGTGGTGCTGGGCGTCAAGCCGCAGCGCATGCCGGAGCTGCTCCACGACATCGCCCCGCACGTGCGCGACGACGCGATCGTCGTGACCCTGGCGGCGGGGGTGCCGCTGGCCACCTACGAGGCCGGGCTCCCGGGGGCGGCCGTCGTGCGGGCCATGCCGAACACCCCGTCGACCGTCGGCAAGGGCGTCACCGGCATCGCCGCCGGCACGCACGCCACCCCGGAGGATCTCGCGATCGTCCGGCGCCTGTTCGAGACCGTCGGCGAGGTGCTCGAGGTGCGCGGCGACGACGGCATCGACGCGATCTCGACGATCTCCGGATCCGGGCCGGCGTACGTGTTCCTGCTCATCGAGAAGCTGGCCGAGGCCGCCCGCCACCAGGGCTTCGGCGACGACGAGGCCCTGCTGCTGGCCCGCGGCACGTTCGCCGGCGCGACGGCGCTGCTCGACGCCGAGGGCGAGGAGCCCGCTGAGCTCCGCCGCCGCGTGACGAGCCCGCAGGGCACCACCGAGCGCGCGATCGCCGTGCTGCAGGACGCGCACCTCGATCAGGTGTTCGCCGACGCCACCGACGCCGCCTACGCGCGCGCCAAGGAGCTCGCGGGCGTCAACCCGACCCCCGCGACCGAGGTCATCATCCTCAAGTCCTCCGACTGA
- a CDS encoding potassium channel family protein, whose protein sequence is MGSFLSFGEKARRIAEADSVAVIGLGRFGRSLALELMASGTEVLGIDADETIVQELNGQLTQVVRADATKDEVLRQLAVHQFDRVVVAVSSDLKASILCASLLLQLGVPVVWAKATDEQHGRILEQLGVHHVVYPESDMGRRVAHLVRGAAKDYLEIEAGYALVKAAAPTELHGVALGDTDLRQRRGVTIAAWRSAAGEWQYADNATVLHEGDTVVAVGPTRNVEAFAQLR, encoded by the coding sequence ATGGGATCGTTCCTGTCGTTCGGCGAGAAGGCGCGGCGCATCGCAGAGGCCGACTCCGTCGCCGTGATCGGCCTGGGTCGGTTCGGGCGCTCGCTCGCCCTGGAGCTGATGGCGTCAGGCACCGAGGTGCTCGGCATCGACGCCGACGAGACCATCGTGCAGGAGCTCAACGGCCAGCTCACCCAGGTGGTCCGGGCCGACGCCACCAAGGACGAGGTGCTCCGTCAGCTCGCGGTCCACCAGTTCGATCGCGTGGTCGTCGCCGTCAGCAGCGACCTGAAGGCGTCGATCCTGTGCGCGTCGCTGCTGCTGCAGCTCGGCGTTCCCGTGGTGTGGGCCAAGGCCACCGACGAGCAGCACGGCCGCATCCTCGAGCAGCTCGGCGTGCACCACGTCGTCTACCCCGAGTCCGACATGGGGCGTCGCGTCGCCCACCTCGTGCGCGGGGCGGCCAAGGACTACCTCGAGATCGAGGCCGGCTACGCCCTCGTCAAGGCCGCCGCACCCACCGAGCTGCACGGCGTCGCGCTCGGCGACACGGACCTGCGCCAGCGCCGGGGCGTCACGATCGCCGCCTGGCGCAGCGCCGCGGGGGAGTGGCAGTACGCCGACAACGCGACGGTGCTGCACGAGGGCGACACGGTCGTCGCGGTCGGGCCCACCCGCAACGTCGAGGCCTTCGCGCAGCTGCGCTGA
- the rimI gene encoding ribosomal protein S18-alanine N-acetyltransferase, which produces MSAAAIRPATIDDLAAIMAIERASFPTDAWSEAMMAEELRSPYGAYVVVEQAGRIVGYAGLRALPGASDGDIQTIALSAEARGRGQGRTLLRHVIDEAARRRVRELFLEVRADNPVAQRLYASEGFAEIGVRPNYYQPDGVDAIIMKLDVRAWDAARAAIPAEAGACT; this is translated from the coding sequence ATGAGCGCCGCCGCGATCCGGCCCGCCACGATCGACGACCTCGCCGCGATCATGGCGATCGAGCGGGCGTCGTTTCCCACCGACGCCTGGAGCGAGGCGATGATGGCCGAGGAGCTGCGCAGCCCCTACGGCGCCTACGTCGTCGTGGAGCAGGCCGGCCGCATCGTCGGCTACGCGGGCCTGCGCGCGCTCCCGGGCGCGAGCGACGGCGACATCCAGACGATCGCGCTGAGCGCCGAGGCGCGCGGCCGCGGCCAGGGCCGCACCCTGCTGCGGCACGTGATCGACGAGGCCGCCCGGCGCCGCGTGCGGGAGCTGTTCCTCGAGGTGCGGGCGGACAACCCCGTGGCGCAGCGCCTGTACGCCTCCGAGGGGTTCGCCGAGATCGGCGTGCGCCCGAACTACTACCAGCCCGACGGCGTGGACGCGATCATCATGAAGCTCGACGTGCGCGCCTGGGACGCGGCCCGCGCCGCCATCCCGGCCGAGGCGGGAGCCTGCACATGA